The segment CGTACCCCTCCGGTGGCGATGAGCCTTTTGGACCCGGTGAGGCTCCGCACCTCCTTGGCCCGAATCACCAAATCCCCTTCCTTGCGCTTGCGGACGAGGACCACCTCCTTGGGGTCGGTGAAGACCGCCAGGCCCTTCTCCTCCTCGTAGTAGACCAAGGCGGCCCGCCCCTCTTGGTTGCCGCTCTTAAGGAGGGCATTTTCGCTGCTGGAGGTGTCCGTGTCCACCTGAAAGGTCATGCGGCTGGCCTCCACCTCCACCGGGTCCTCCCCGGGCTTGGGCTCCTGGCGCATGCGGGCCGGGCCCAGAAGCTCCCCCTCCCCGGTCTTCTCCCGGTAGACCAGAACCGGTCCCCTGGCCTCCACCCGGCCCCGGCGCACCACCACCCCGCCCTCAAAGCGGGCCTCCCGCTCCCCTTCCGCCTCCTGCATGGTCTTGCCCTTGGGTGCGGTGAGGGTGGCCTTGGGGGAGCGGATCTCCAGGTCCTTCACCCGGCCCCTCACCTCCCCCTCAAAGGTCCAGGGGCCGTAGCGCAGGTCCCCCGAAAGGCGCCCCCCCTCCACCTGGATGATCCGGACGTTGGCAGCCGCTAAGGCCAAACCCAAAAGGGACAACCAAACCCACCTTCTCATGAGCTACCTCCTTCCACGGTACAAGGACCAAAGGTGCCACCCGCGGGCAACTCAAACCGCGGGCTTTCCGCTTCTATGCGCTCCATGCCGAAATCCGAGCGAAAGCCCTGGGCCTCTCCCCTCAGGTTAGGGGCCTCGATCCGCACCCAGGGGGCAAAAAACCCCTCCTTCTGCCGGATAAGGACCTCTCCCCTGCCCGGGGCGGAAAGCTGAAGGCGGAAGCATCCCTTCAGGATCTCCACCCGGGCGAAAGGAGCCCGCAGGTTATCCCCTGGCTCCACCGCCACCTCGGGGGCGAAAAGGCGCAGGTCCAGCCGGTCCTCCACATAGCGTTCCCCCTTAAGCTCCCCCTGGATGCGGAAAACCCCCCCCTCCTCCACCATCTCCTGGGCGGCGAACCGCCACTCCACCCCCTCCTCCTCGGGGAAAAGGTAGAACTCCACCCCCTTAAGGCGCACGCCTTCCGTGGGCAAGGGCTTGGGCTGGGGCCGGAGGAACCAAAAAACCACACTGAGAACGACAAGAAGGAGAAGGAGGAGCCGCACCACCTTCCCACCTTACCCAAGGCCCCTTGAGAAAGATGACAAGACCCGCAAGCCCTTTCAGCCTAAGACATCCCGCGGGTTCCCCCGCACCCGCAGGTTCACCCAGGTCTTGCGCAGGCGCAGGAGGAGCTTCAAAGGGCGGTAGAGGGGGGAAAGGGGCAGGGTGTAGGCGGGAAACCGGACGCGCCTACCCCCAAACCCCTCCTTGAAGCGCCATATCCCCTCCGCGTGGCTACCCTCCGGGGTCCTGGGCACGCCCCAGAGGTCGTAGATGCGGTAGCCGCGTCCGATCCCATGGCGGATGGCCGCCAGGTGCATGCCCATGGGCGCCTTGGCCTCGGGGTGGCTGCGGCTGCTTCCCCCATAGAGGTAGTCCACCTTACCGGCGAAGGCCACGAAAAGCCCCGCCGCCAAGGCTTCCCCCTCCTTACGGGCCAAGGACAAAAAGGCCTCCCCGTAGGGCTGGTTCATCTCCCTAAGCACCGCCTGGTAGTACTCCCTTGCGTGTTGCAGGAGCTTGGCCCGGCGGTTGGTTTCCTCAAAGAGGTGGAAGAACTCGGGAAAGGCCTCCTCCCCCTCCACGCTGAGCTCCGTGCGCTTGAGGGCTAGGCGGGCGTTGCGGCGGTGCATCTCCTTCATCCCCCTGAGGAGGGCTTCTTCCCCTTGGGTGAGGTCCAGCCATAGGGAATAGGCGGGCTGGACGGATTCCTCGAGGAGGAGGCCAGGAAAGGTGGGGGGAGGTTCCTCCGCCGGCAACCCCGCCTCGGGCTCGAGGACCAGGTGGGTGCCCCGGACCCCCTGGGCCAGGGCCTTGGCCACCAGGGGCAGGTCCTCGAGGCGGGCCAGGGCAGGTCCCCTAGGGACATAGGCCAGGCGGAGACCCCCAGGCAGGGGGCGCAGCAGCACCTGGGCCGCCCCCAGAAGCCCTTCCTTTCCGTAGACCGCAAGCCGCCTGGGCACCCAGCCGGAAAGCCGCTTCACCTCCCCCCAGCCCCAGGACTGCAAGGCGCTGGTGATGGGGAGGCTGGAAACCATCAGGTTCCAGGCCTCAGGATCGGTGATCTCTAAAAGTTCGGCCACCCCCTAAGCGTACAGGGCCTGGGCCAGCTCTTCCAGGAGGCCGTTCCCCTCCAGGGGTAGCCGCTTCTCCTCCAGATAGGCCTCCAGGTGGGAAGCCAGGCGGGGGTCCTGCACCCGGGCCGCCCGCTCCCTTAAGGACACCAGGGGCCAGCCAAAGGCCAGGTGGCCGAGGAGGTCATAGAGGTCGTATTCACCGGGAAGAAGGCGCCGCAAAAGGGCCTCGGTCCAGCCCTTGGCCAAAAGGTTTTTGAGAAGGGCACGGCGGCTTGCCGTCTTTCGCCAAAGGAGCTTGAAGCGGGCCTCTTCGGGCAAGGCGTGCCGCAAGCGGCTACCCACCTCCTCGAGGCTATTTACCCGCTCCCCGCCGGGCAGCACATACCCTTCCCGAGCGAGAAGGTTTTCCACCACCTCCTTGAGCCGGCGGCCGGAAACGGGCTTCTCCAGGAAGAGATCCGCCCCCAGGGCCCGGCCCAGCCCCTCCAGCTCCTTGCCACCCCCGGTGAACAGGATCACCGGCACCTTGGCCAGGCGGCGCACCGCCCGGATGCGCCCCAGGAGGGTGAGGCCATCCATGTCCGGCATCATGATGTCCAAAAGGATCAGATCCGGGGTTTCCCGGCGCAGGTACTCCAGAGCGGCCTTGGCGGAATCCGCCAGCACCACCTGGTGGCCGGCCCCGGAAAGAAGGAGCTCCAACAGGTGCCGGATGCGGGGGTCATCGTCCACCACAAGCAGCCGCGCCACAGGGGCCATGCTAAGGGAAGCGCCTTTCCCCTGTCTACGGGAAGCGGTAGGATGGAGAGCATGAGGATCGCCTTCCAGGGAACGGAAGGAGCCTATAGCGAGGAGGCCCTGCTCAGGAGCTTTCCCGGCTCCACCCCCATAGGCTTTCCCACCTTCCACCAGGTCTTCGAGGCGGTAGAAGCCGGGGAGGCGCAGCTCGGGGTGGTGCCCGTGGAGAACACCACCGCAGGGAGCATCAACCAGACCTACGACTTGCTTCTGGAAAGCGACCTCCACGTGGTGGGGGAGATCATCCACCGGGTGGAGCACTGCCTCCTCGCTCCCGAGGGCACCGAGCTCAAAGACCTCAAGGCGGTCAAAAGCCATCCCCAGGCCCTGGCCCAGTGTGACGGCTTCCTAGCCCGCATGCGCCTTACTCCTATCCCGGTTTTTGATACGGCGGGGGCAGCCCGGTCCCTGTCGGAGGACCCCGAGCCCAGGGTGGGGGCCATCGCCAGCCGGCGGGCCGCGGAGCTTTACGGCCTAAAGGTGCTGGCGGAAAACATTGAGGATTACCCCCACAACTACACCCGGTTCTTCGTCATCGGGCGGGAGGAAGCCCCTAAGGGGGAAGGTCCCCACAAGACCAGCATCGTCTTCGCCGTGCGCCACCGGCCCGGAGGGCTTCTGGAGGCTCTTTCCGTGTTCGCCGAGGCCGGGGTGAACCTCACCAAGCTGGAGTCCCGGCCCAGGCGCGATAAGCCCTTCAGCTACCTCTTTTACCTGGACCTCGAGGGCCACCTGGAAGACCCTGGGCCCGCCCAAGCCCTTCTGGGCCTGCTCCGGCGGGCGGCCTTCCTCAAGGTTCTGGGCTCCTATCCCGCCTACCGCAACGGCGCCTAACCGGGGCGTACGTCCACCACCCGCTCCCCGGCGGCCCGAAGCCGGTCAGGGACACCCTCCACATCCTCCCCCACCACCCTCAGGACCAGGCGCTGGTACCCGTTCAAATGGGCAGCAGTGGCGATGGAAACGATGTTGGCCGGGGGAACCGCCCGGGCCATCTGGGCCAGAGCCCCGGGGACATCGGGGATGTCCACGGTGATGCGCAAGCCCCCCATTTTAAGCCCCAATACCTCAATAAAGGCCCTCAGGACATCGGTCACGGTGATGATGCCCACCAGTTTCTCCCCGTCCATCACCGGAAGGCCGCCGATCTTCTTCTCCTCCATCAAAAGAGCTGCCCTCTCCAGGGGGGCGTCGGCCTCCACGGTGATCACCGGCTTGGCCATGACCTCCTGCACCGTGAGCTTGGAGAGGAGGTAGTTCATCTCCCACACGGAGAGGGTGGTGGCCTTGGAGGGCATGGCGTCCTTGAGGTCCTTGTCGGTGACCAGGCCGATGAGCTTCCCGTCCTTCACCACCGGCAAGCGCCGGAAACCCTTGTTCTTCAAAAGATTGATGGCTTCCAGCACCGGGGTATCCGGGGCCACGGTGAGGGGGTCCTTGGTCATCCAGTCCCTGACCAGCATGGCTTCACCTCCGGCTTTTAGTCTACCCCGAGACCTAAAGAAAAATGTCCCCACCCGAGGTTGGGTGGGGAAGGGAGGGCCGCCTTAGCGCAGGTTGACCCCGATCACCGTGCGCCCAAAGCGGCCCGGGCCGCCGAAGGGATAGAAGTACTCCCCATCCAGGAAGATCCCCGTGCGGGCATCCAGGAGGAACTCCACTCCCAGGGACAGGTTAAGCCCCACGTCGCCGGAGCCGGCAAAGTACCCAGCAAGCCCCCCACCAAAGTAGGGGCGTACGCCCCTGAGGTCCCGGTCCAGCTGGCCCAGGTCGGGCTTGAAGAGCACCTCGCCCGCTGCCAGGAAGCTGGGCCCACCGGGGAAGAGGTCCACGAAGCCCCGGAAGGCCAGGTTGCGCTCCAAGGGCGCCTCGAGGCCCAATCCCAGCCCCGCCGGGGGCAGGGAGAGGCGGAAGGACACCGCCCGCTGGGCCAAAGCTCCCGTGCCTAAGGCTAATAGTGCCAAAACCCAGAACGCCTTGCGCATAATCCACCTCCGCCATGCATGGTACCCCCACCGGGGGCAAAGGGGAAGAGAGGCTTCTCTCACATCTCCTTCACCCTACGGCCTTAGGCTCTAGGCTATGAAGCGCTTCTCCCTTGCGGCCCTCCTCCTGGCCTTCGGCGCCCTCCTCACCCCCATGCTGGCCCAAAACAGGAGTGTGGCCACTCGGATAGGGTTCGTGGACGCTGATGCCTTGGTGCAGGCTCACCCCGACTACAAGAAGGTGCAGGATCTCCAGGCCCAGGCCCGTAAGGAGCTGGCCCCCCTGGAGGAAAAGCTCAAGCCCCTGGACCAAAAGGTCCGCTCGGGACAGGCCACGGCCAAGGAACGCCAGGACTACGAAGCTCTCCTCAAGACCTACCAGGACACCCTGAAGAAATGGCAGGACCGGCAGAATCCGGTGCTCAAACCCATCCTGGAGGAGGTGGACCAGGCCATCGCCAAGGTGGCCAAGGCCCAGGGCTTCGCCGTGGTCATGAGCCGCCAGGTGGCGGCCCAGTCGGGGCTGGTGGTCTACGCCGACGAGGACACCGACCTCACCCAGGCGGTGATTAGAGAGTTAAAGAAGTAGCCCTCCAACCTCAGGCCCGGGGGAAGTATGCCCCGGGCTTCCCTTTTCCCCTCCACGCCACCAGGTTATAATCCTTCCGATGGCGAAGCGGAAACCGGCTAGGCTCAGCCGAAACCGCGACCTCGAGGCCCTGGGTACAGTGGCCTTGGGGGCGGGGGTCTTCTTCGCCGCTCCCCTTCTACCCTTGCCCACAGGGGCCTTCGGGTCCTTCCTCCGGGAAACCTTCTACCAGGCGCTGGGCCTACCCGCCTACCTCTTTCCACCAAGCCTTTTCCTCCTGGGGACCTTCCTCTTCCGGAATAAACCCCTAAAGCCTCTTCTTCGCCACCTTCTTTTCCTTTACCTCCTGGCCTTCGCCCTCCTTCCCCTTCTGGGACCCCTTTCCGGCCGGATGGGCGAGGAAGTGCGCTCCTTCCTGGAAGCCAAGGTAGGGGCCTTGGGCTTCCTCCTTCCCCCCATCCTGGCCTCCTTGGTCCTGGACCTCTGGCGGCGAAAACCTCCTTTTCACCTCCTTCTCACCGGCCTGCACCTGGGGGTGGAGGGCGTGCGCCGGATCCGCCACCGCCTGAAAGCCCTTCTTCTCAGGCAAAGGATCGGCCTCCTCGCCCGCCTTTACCCGGAACACACCGCCCTAAAGGCCCTGGCGCAGAACCTCTCCTCTGCGGAACTCCCGGGGGTGGAAAAGGCTTTAAGGGAGTTCCTGAAGGAACGGGCCGCCGAGCTGAAGCGGCAGATGGAAGAGGACCAAAGGCCCCTGGAACCCCGGCTCCAAGCCCTTCTCCAAGCCTTGAAAACCCCTGTGCCCGGGGGAGGTCCCTTGCGGGATGCCCTGGAGGAACGGCGGGCAGCCCTTCTCCTCGAGGCCCAGGCCCTTTTATCCCGCTTGAAAGCCCTTCTCACCTTTTCCGCGCCCAAGCCCAGCGTGGGAGGCCTGGTCCAGGGCCTAAGGCTTCGGGAAGAGCGCAAGGCCCGTTGGGAGGAGCTTTCCGGTTTGGTCCAGGACCTCGAGGGGCGCTACGAGGAACTTTCATCTTGGCTATCCTTCCTCTCCCGTCATCCCGAGGCCCAGGCCGAGGGGCTGAGGGCCCTGCTCACGGGGAACCCCCCGCCCGTGATTTCTCCCCCACCCCCTGCCCCTGAGCCGGAACCCTTTGACCTGGACCTGGTCTTCCCCGAACCTTCCCCAGCCCAGGTCCAGCCGGACCTCCCTTCACCGCCCCGCTCCCGTCCCCAGAGCACGGCCCTGGCCCTCCCCACCCTGGACCTCCTGGACCCCCCGGAGCCCAAGGGAACCGCCCGGGGCCTGGAGGAGGAGGCGGAAAGGCTGAAGCGCACCATCGCCGACACCCTCAAGCACTTCGGGGTGCAGGCGGAGGTGGTGGGCCATGCCCGCGGCCCCTCCGTGATCCGCTACGAGCTTCTGCCTGCCCCCGGGGAGAAGATCAGCCGCATCCAGAGCCTGCAAAACGACCTGGCCCGGGCCCTGGCGGTGGGGGCGGTGCGCATCGAGGCCCCCATCCCTGGGAAGAACACCGTGGGCCTCGAGGTGCCAAACCCCAAAAGGGAGCTGGTGCGCTTTTCCGAGGCGGTCCTCTCCCCCGCCTTCCAAAACGCCAAGGCCCTTCTGCCCTTAGTCCTCGGCAAGAGCATCGAGGGGGAGATCTGGGTGAGGGATCTCGCCAAAATGCCCCACCTCCTCATCGCCGGCTCCACGGGAAGCGGCAAGAGCGTGGCCATCAA is part of the Thermus caldilimi genome and harbors:
- a CDS encoding LptA/OstA family protein, with protein sequence MRRWVWLSLLGLALAAANVRIIQVEGGRLSGDLRYGPWTFEGEVRGRVKDLEIRSPKATLTAPKGKTMQEAEGEREARFEGGVVVRRGRVEARGPVLVYREKTGEGELLGPARMRQEPKPGEDPVEVEASRMTFQVDTDTSSSENALLKSGNQEGRAALVYYEEEKGLAVFTDPKEVVLVRKRKEGDLVIRAKEVRSLTGSKRLIATGGVRLQDGDLVTTGESLYYDDTTGEALVLGRPAVSENKKEGFRLSGSTLQHNVNRRQVRVYGKPFRLPVEEFKKLGEK
- a CDS encoding lipid II:glycine glycyltransferase FemX, which translates into the protein MAELLEITDPEAWNLMVSSLPITSALQSWGWGEVKRLSGWVPRRLAVYGKEGLLGAAQVLLRPLPGGLRLAYVPRGPALARLEDLPLVAKALAQGVRGTHLVLEPEAGLPAEEPPPTFPGLLLEESVQPAYSLWLDLTQGEEALLRGMKEMHRRNARLALKRTELSVEGEEAFPEFFHLFEETNRRAKLLQHAREYYQAVLREMNQPYGEAFLSLARKEGEALAAGLFVAFAGKVDYLYGGSSRSHPEAKAPMGMHLAAIRHGIGRGYRIYDLWGVPRTPEGSHAEGIWRFKEGFGGRRVRFPAYTLPLSPLYRPLKLLLRLRKTWVNLRVRGNPRDVLG
- a CDS encoding response regulator, which produces MAPVARLLVVDDDPRIRHLLELLLSGAGHQVVLADSAKAALEYLRRETPDLILLDIMMPDMDGLTLLGRIRAVRRLAKVPVILFTGGGKELEGLGRALGADLFLEKPVSGRRLKEVVENLLAREGYVLPGGERVNSLEEVGSRLRHALPEEARFKLLWRKTASRRALLKNLLAKGWTEALLRRLLPGEYDLYDLLGHLAFGWPLVSLRERAARVQDPRLASHLEAYLEEKRLPLEGNGLLEELAQALYA
- the pheA gene encoding prephenate dehydratase, with product MRIAFQGTEGAYSEEALLRSFPGSTPIGFPTFHQVFEAVEAGEAQLGVVPVENTTAGSINQTYDLLLESDLHVVGEIIHRVEHCLLAPEGTELKDLKAVKSHPQALAQCDGFLARMRLTPIPVFDTAGAARSLSEDPEPRVGAIASRRAAELYGLKVLAENIEDYPHNYTRFFVIGREEAPKGEGPHKTSIVFAVRHRPGGLLEALSVFAEAGVNLTKLESRPRRDKPFSYLFYLDLEGHLEDPGPAQALLGLLRRAAFLKVLGSYPAYRNGA
- a CDS encoding CBS and ACT domain-containing protein, translating into MLVRDWMTKDPLTVAPDTPVLEAINLLKNKGFRRLPVVKDGKLIGLVTDKDLKDAMPSKATTLSVWEMNYLLSKLTVQEVMAKPVITVEADAPLERAALLMEEKKIGGLPVMDGEKLVGIITVTDVLRAFIEVLGLKMGGLRITVDIPDVPGALAQMARAVPPANIVSIATAAHLNGYQRLVLRVVGEDVEGVPDRLRAAGERVVDVRPG
- a CDS encoding OmpH family outer membrane protein produces the protein MKRFSLAALLLAFGALLTPMLAQNRSVATRIGFVDADALVQAHPDYKKVQDLQAQARKELAPLEEKLKPLDQKVRSGQATAKERQDYEALLKTYQDTLKKWQDRQNPVLKPILEEVDQAIAKVAKAQGFAVVMSRQVAAQSGLVVYADEDTDLTQAVIRELKK
- a CDS encoding FtsK/SpoIIIE family DNA translocase; translated protein: MAKRKPARLSRNRDLEALGTVALGAGVFFAAPLLPLPTGAFGSFLRETFYQALGLPAYLFPPSLFLLGTFLFRNKPLKPLLRHLLFLYLLAFALLPLLGPLSGRMGEEVRSFLEAKVGALGFLLPPILASLVLDLWRRKPPFHLLLTGLHLGVEGVRRIRHRLKALLLRQRIGLLARLYPEHTALKALAQNLSSAELPGVEKALREFLKERAAELKRQMEEDQRPLEPRLQALLQALKTPVPGGGPLRDALEERRAALLLEAQALLSRLKALLTFSAPKPSVGGLVQGLRLREERKARWEELSGLVQDLEGRYEELSSWLSFLSRHPEAQAEGLRALLTGNPPPVISPPPPAPEPEPFDLDLVFPEPSPAQVQPDLPSPPRSRPQSTALALPTLDLLDPPEPKGTARGLEEEAERLKRTIADTLKHFGVQAEVVGHARGPSVIRYELLPAPGEKISRIQSLQNDLARALAVGAVRIEAPIPGKNTVGLEVPNPKRELVRFSEAVLSPAFQNAKALLPLVLGKSIEGEIWVRDLAKMPHLLIAGSTGSGKSVAINVLIASLLFKHLPTSLRFLLIDPKMVELTPYEGIPHLVRPVVTSPEEAAGVLQGAVAHMERRYRLLSGVGARNLEQYNTKMEREGGETLPYLIIVVDELADLMMTAPKEVETAILRLAQMARATGMHLILATQRPSVDILTSLIKVNIPARLAFAVSSGFDSRTILDTQGAEKLIGQGDALFYQPGLTKPVRLQVPYLSEEEVQRLAGFLRGQSYEDRFAEAYGQDFEPPKGPEGAGPGEVDFSDPLLKKAAEIVVEEGYGSVSRLQRRLSIGHARAGKLMDALEAMGIVGPSKGSKPREVLVSKEQLKDFFG